In Panicum virgatum strain AP13 chromosome 4N, P.virgatum_v5, whole genome shotgun sequence, a single window of DNA contains:
- the LOC120670515 gene encoding BTB/POZ domain-containing protein NPY1-like: protein MKFMKLGSKPDAFQTDGSDARYVLSDLPSDIVIHVDGARFYLHKFPLLSKSSLLQRLIIEASQNGTDEVVIQDIPGGVKTFEICAKFCYGMVVTLNAYNVVAARCAAEYLGMTEDVEKSNLIFKMEVFLNSGIFRSWKDSIIALQTTDALLPWSEELKLVGRCIDSIATKATVNPSNVIWSYTYNRKSASSDEIVEARKSSQAVPKDWWVEDLCELDVGLYRRVMVAVKSRGRIPSDVVGEALKAYAARWLPECCDTLVDDVYSESYKHLLETIVWLLPSDKGSSGISCRFFLKLLKATVLIGAGELLKEELMDRIVLQLHKASVHDLLIPSKPPAQTIYDIQLVQTLISRYMRVAGVAEDGIFLNNLDQEMFETNVDNESLVALCKLVDRYLAEVASDPNLPVSSFVDLATSMPESARTSHDGLYTAIDVFLKLHPGLPKTEKRKICSLMDVKKLSKGACIHAAQNDRLPLRVVVQVLFFEQLRAAGAAAAAAPVPNGSMARCMARLAEEEEDDDWKDGRTQQEPPTPGALKKQLGSLKLAAADHGAGDDGRRLVARSSSVANQSSRLSLSSRSRRIFDKLWVGGAKLPGEGPAGGKGSSDTSGSSQSPRSSAKPLESKSSSSSSRNRRYSVS, encoded by the exons ATGAAGTTCATGAAGCTCGGCTCCAAGCCGGACGCCTTCCAGACCGACGGCAGCGACGCCAG GTATGTGCTGTCGGACCTTCCATCAGATATCGTCATCCATGTCGACGGTGCAAGGTTCTATCTGCACAAG TTCCCTCTTCTTTCCAAGAGTAGCTTGTTACAGAGGTTGATAATTGAGGCCAGTCAGAACGGCACTGATGAAGTTGTCATACAAGACATTCCTGGTGGAGTGAAAACATTCGAAATCTGCGCAAAGTTCTGCTACGGCATGGTGGTAACCCTCAACGCATACAATGTTGTTGCCGCAAGGTGTGCAGCAGAGTACCTAGGCATGACCGAGGATGTTGAGAAGAGCAATCTGATATTTAAGATGGAGGTGTTCCTGAATTCTGGCATCTTCAGAAGCTGGAAGGACTCAATCATAGCGCTCCAGACCACCGATGCACTGTTACCTTGGTCAGAGGAGCTGAAGTTAGTCGGAAGATGCATAGATTCCATTGCCACCAAAGCTACTGTTAACCCGTCGAATGTAATATGGTCATACACCTACAACAGGAAATCTGCATCCTCTGATGAGATAGTTGAAGCTCGCAAAAGCTCACAGGCAGTTCCCAAGGACTGGTGGGTTGAAGACCTGTGCGAACTGGATGTAGGCCTTTACAGGCGTGTCATGGTTGCAGTGAAGTCAAGGGGGAGGATCCCCTCCGATGTTGTTGGAGAAGCGCTCAAGGCATATGCTGCTAGATGGCTTCCTGAATGTTGCGACACGCTGGTGGATGATGTCTACTCTGAATCATACAAGCATCTGCTTGAAACCATCGTTTGGCTATTGCCCTCGGATAAGGGATCTTCAGGCATTTCATGCCGTTTCTTCCTGAAGCTGCTGAAAGCCACCGTCCTGATTGGAGCTGGAGAGCTCCTGAAGGAAGAACTCATGGACAGGATTGTCTTGCAACTCCACAAGGCTTCAGTCCATGATCTTCTTATTCCTTCCAAGCCACCAGCACAGACCATTTACGATATTCAGCTAGTTCAGACACTCATTAGTAGGTACATGAGGGTGGCCGGAGTAGCAGAAgatgggatttttctcaacaaccTTGACCAGGAGATGTTCGAGACAAATGTGGACAATGAGTCTTTGGTAGCATTATGCAAGCTGGTCGACAGGTACTTGGCTGAAGTTGCCTCTGATCCAAATCTGCCAGTTTCAAGCTTCGTGGATCTGGCGACCTCCATGCCTGAATCTGCCAGAACATCACACGATGGATTATACACCGCTATCGATGTATTTCTGAAG CTGCATCCCGGCCTACCCAAGacggagaagaggaagatctGCAGCCTGATGGACGTGAAGAAGCTCTCCAAGGGAGCGTGTATCCACGCGGCGCAGAACGACCGGCTCCCGCTCCGCGTGGTGGTCCAGGTCCTCTTCTTCGAGCAGCTCCGCGCCGCgggagccgcggcggccgccgctccaGTGCCCAACGGCAGCATGGCGCGGTGCATGGCGCGCCtggcggaggaagaggaggacgacgactggAAGGACGGGCGCACGCAGCAGGAGCCCCCGACACCCGGCGCGCTGAAGAAGCAGCTGGGGAGCCTGAAGCTGGCGGCGGCCGACCATGGCGCGGGCGACGACGGCCGGCGCCTGGTGGCGCGCAGCAGCAGCGTGGCCAACCAGAGCAGCCGGCTGTCGCtgtcgtcgcggtcgcggaggATCTTCGACAAGCTGTGGGTCGGCGGCGCGAAGCTCCCCGGGGAGGGCCCCGCCGGCGGCAAGGGGTCGTCGGACACGTCCGGGAGCTCGCAGAGCCCGCGGTCGTCGGCCAAACCGCTCGAGTCCAAGTCGTCCAGCTCGTCGTCGAGGAACCGGCGGTACTCGGTCTCgtag
- the LOC120671612 gene encoding uncharacterized protein LOC120671612, with translation MPLIFFFVVEMHLPHRVKRQFGRLQDFPPEGISTSQALHSIDRKKRYTENDWRVKHAQPLAQWEQRQRMHPESGPAHRHNHYKEYLRWLYSVARVSVKQPQSTEPIEDHADTDDDDDIIDAYDDITRGGVQPERGPLQNYMAQQLGRLANEAGVAMAHANEGDNAGGHFRAFVERVRRSCRRMAARVNCMARPDEAFGPQASGAGTSSARGPTSSIRTPIHYGAATATTPGHSGSRSRSRTTSRTSSHALSRDKAIQSSEGSEESDRQGDSEDEDPSFQVLRMSQMFDAPLGTQTQGESSQAPQDAPASPPRRRQRRSRDHTDVGSANVLATVPGRQRRPTDPFSPAERGRRRR, from the exons ATgcctttgatttttttctttgtagTCGAGATGCACTTGCCGCACCGTGTGAAGAGACAGTTCGGCAGATTGCAAGACTTCCCTCCGGAGGGAATTTCGACGTCCCAAGCTTTGCATAG TATTGACAGGAAGAAACGGTACACTGAGAATGATTGGCGTGTGAAACACGCACAGCCACTGGCACAGTGGGAACAAAGGCAAAGGATGCATCCGGAAAGTGGACCGGCACATAGGCACAACCATTACAAGGAGTACCTTCGGTGGCTTTATTCAGTGGCTAGAGTTTCAGTCAAACAACCACAATCCACTGAACCTATAGAAGACCACGCGGAcaccgacgatgatgatgacatcATCGATGCGTACGATGATATCACTCGTGGAGGAGTTCAGCCCGAACGAGGCCCTTTGCAGAACTACATG GCACAACAACTCGGACGCCTCGCTAACGAGGCTGGCGTGGCAATGGCTCATGCAAACGAAGGAGACAATGCCGGGGGGCACTTTAGGGCATTTGTCGAG AGAGTCCGTCGGAGCTGCAGGCGGATGGCCGCTAGGGTCAATTGCATGGCTCGGCCAGATGAGGCGTTTGGTCCACAGGCCTCTGGTGCGGGAACTTCAAGTGCCCGTGGCCCCACTTCCAGCATACGGACACCGATTCACTACGGTGCCGCAACCGCTACAACTCCTGGGCATTCCGGTTCGAGAAGCCGTTCAAGGACCACTTCCAGGACTAGTTCACATGCCTTATCAAGGGACAAAGCTATCCAGTCATCCGAAGGCAGTGAAGAGTCCGACCGCCAAGGCGACTCAGAAGATGAGGACCCAAGCTTTCAGGTGCTTAGGATGTCACAGATGTTTGATGCTCCCCTAGGAACGCAGACTCAGGGTGAATCGAGTCAG GCACCTCAGGATGcacccgcttctcctccgcgtcgccgacaAAGGCGTTCTCGTGACCACACCGACGTTGGTAGCGCGAATGTGCTCGCAACAGTTCCTGGAAGGCAACGGCGGCCCACCGACCCTTTCAGCCCTGCCGAGCGTGGACGGCGCCGTAGATGA